In Lytechinus variegatus isolate NC3 chromosome 12, Lvar_3.0, whole genome shotgun sequence, a single window of DNA contains:
- the LOC121425640 gene encoding neuronal acetylcholine receptor subunit alpha-10-like, giving the protein MKDYDPQVRPVKNASTVVNVQFILFFNQVLDMDERVQMLTSATWLTIIWEDEYLMWDPEDYGGVKKIKVQSDRVWLPDIFYYNSALVQHQPFLKGTIIKVKYNGEIMWAAPVNFKGHCKINVRYFPFDKQSCEMKFGPWQHDGTELELKGQGDTSVFISNGEWDMKGLTWVNNVEYYPDDPGVPYTDVTFTVYFQRRSQFYVFNLLIPASIITLMASMAFLLPPTSQGKVTLGVTFLLSKTVFLMIVAESMPPTNEVPILGEYFAVLMFLVSISLVLNVIVVSVYNCGNCGDPLPHWVRVVALHVLAPIVRVKVEPKRFPPTRAARHASGRPSAGHRVKAKLREKAYEKVPLKDRSMNLMNNHSQEYTVGDPYSMHNGGSMEKENSHGGMYAGHFQKIAGELRRMNDILVTITTEALSVDKKASTKEKAIQKEWLLIAKVLDRVFLSLYLLGNVMGLTYLLVTIHQTSTILEDIQNAQESNVEAHYNGG; this is encoded by the exons ATGAAAGACTACGATCCCCAAGTACGCCCAGTCAAGAACGCATCGACTGTGGTTAATGTTCAATTCATCTTGTTCTTCAATCAAGTATTGGATATG GATGAAAGGGTTCAGATGTTAACCAGTGCGACTTGGCTGACGATC ATTTGGGAGGATGAATACTTAATGTGGGATCCCGAAGACTATGGTGGCGTAAAGAAGATAAAAGTCCAGAGCGATAGAGTTTGGTTGCCGGACATTTTCTACTATAACAG TGCCCTGGTGCAACACCAACCATTCCTTAAAGGGACCATCATAAAGGTGAAATACAATGGAGAGATCATGTGGGCTGCTCCCGTCAACTTTAAGGGTCATTGCAAGATTAATGTGAGGTACTTCCCGTTTGACAAGCAGAGCTGCGAAATGAAGTTCGGACCATGGCAACACGACGGTACAGAGTTGGAATTAAAAGGGCAAG GTGATACGTCAGTATTCATAAGCAATGGCGAGTGGGacatgaaaggcttgacctggGTCAACAACGTCGAGTACTACCCCGATGACCCTGGTGTGCCGTACACTGATGTCACATTCACTGTTTATTTCCAGCGCCGATCTCAGTTCTATGTCTTCAATCTTCTCATCCCTGCCAGTATCATAACGTTGATGGCGTCAATGGCTTTTCTTCTTCCACCTACATCGCAGGGAAAG GTTACACTTGGTGTCACCTTCTTGCTTTCGAAGACAGTGTTTCTGATGATTGTTGCCGAATCAATGCCCCCTACCAACGAAGTTCCTATATTAG GTGAATACTTCGCAGTGCTTATGTTTCTTGTCAGCATTTCACTGGTTCTCAACGTCATCGTAGTCTCTGTCTACAACTGTGGCAATTGCGGGGACCCTCTACCACATTGGGTTCGAGTTGTGGCCTTACATGTCCTTGCCCCGATAGTGCGTGTGAAGGTGGAGCCGAAGCGTTTTCCACCAACTCGTGCTGCAAGACACGCAAGTGGGCGACCGTCTGCAGGACACAGGGTTAAGGCTAAGTTACGTGAGAAGGCGTACGAGAAGGTGCCGCTAAAAGACAGGTCCATGAACCTCATGAACAATCACTCGCAGGAGTACACAGTCGGTGACCCGTACTCTATGCACAATGGTGGAAGCATGGAAAAGGAGAACTCACACGGCGGGATGTACGCGGGACACTTCCAGAAGATTGCGGGTGAGCTTCGGCGAATGAATGACATTCTCGTCACTATCACGACAGAGGCTCTCAGCGTCGATAAGAAAGCCTCGACCAAGGAGAAAGCCATTCAAAAAGAATGGTTGCTGATAGCCAAGGTACTGGATCGAGTGTTCTTATCGCTCTATCTTCTTGGCAATGTCATGGGACTCACTTATCTATTAGTAACCATTCACCAGACATCCACTATCCTAGAAGATATCCAAAACGCACAGGAATCTAACGTTGAAGCGCATTACAATGGCGGTTAA